TGTCCAGCGACGGGGCGTCGTTGCGGCCCAGGGTGTCGCCCTTGTAGACCCAGACCTTGACGCCGATGACGCCGTAGGTGGTCTTGGCCTCGGAGAAGCCGTAGTCGATGTCGGCGCGCAGCGTGTGCAGCGGCACGCGACCTTCGCGGTACCACTCGGTGCGGGCGATCTCGATGCCGTTCAGGCGGCCGGCCGACATGATCTTGATGCCCTGGGCACCCAGGCGCATGGCGTTCTGCATCGCGCGCTTCATGGCGCGGCGGAACATGATGCGCTTCTCGAGCTGCTGGGTGATCGAGTCGGCGATCAGCTGGGCATCGACTTCGGGCTTGCGCACTTCCTCGATGTTCACGGCCACCGGCACGCCCAGGCGGACGGCGAGTTCCTTCTTCAGGTTCTCGATGTCCTCGCCCTTCTTGCCGATCACCACGCCCGGACGGGCGGAGTAGATCGTGATGCGGGCGTTCTTGGCCGGACGCTCGATCATGACGCGCGAGACGGCGGCGTTCTTCAGCTTGGCCTTCAGGTACTCGCGCACCTTGATGTCCTCGGCCAGCATGCCGGCGAAGTCGCGGTTGTTCGCGTACCAGCGGCTGGCCCAGTTGCGGCTCACCGACAGACGGAAGCCGGTGGGGTGGATTTTCTGTCCCATATTCTTCCTGGCCTCAGTTACCGACGGTCACGTACACATGGCACGTGGGCTTGCTGATGCGGTTGCCGCGGCCCTTGGCGCGAGCGGTGAAACGCTTGAGCGTCGCGCCCTGCTCCACGTAGATGGTCTTGACCTTGAGCTCGTCGATGTCGGCGCCGTCGTTGTGCTCGGCGTTCGCGATCGCGGACTCGAGCACCTTCTTGACGATGACGGCGGCCTTCTTCTGGGTGAATTCCAGGATGTTCAGCGCCTGGTCCACCTTCTTGCCGCGGATCAGGTCGGCCACCAGCCGGCCCTTGTCGACGGACAGGCGGACGCCACGGAGGACTGCACGGGTTTCCATGTCTGCTCCTTATTTCTTCTGGACTTTCTTGTCCGCGGGGTGACCCTTGAAGGTGCGCGTCAGGGCGAATTCGCCCAGCTTGTGGCCCACCATCTGGTCGGTGATGTAGACCGGCACGTGCTGCTTGCCGTTGTGCACGGCGATGGTCAGCCCGATGAAGTCGGGCAGGATCATCGAGCGGCGCGACCAAGTACGGATCGGCTTCTTGTCCTTGGCGGAGACGGCCTTGTCGACCTTCGCCACCAGGTGGTGGTCCACGAACGGACCCTTCTTGAGAGAACGCGTCATCTGTGCGACCCCTTACTTCTTGCGACGCGAGACGACGAAGGTCTGCGTGCGCTTGTTGTTACGCGTGCGGTAGCCCTTGGTCAGGTTGCCCCACGGATCCACCGGCGGCTTGCCCGTGCCGGTGCGGCCTTCGCCGCCGCCGTGCGGGTGGTCGATCGGGTTCATCGCGACGCCGCGCACCGTCGGGCGGATGCCCATGTGGCGCTTGACGCCGGCCTTGCCGAGCTGGCGCAGGCTGTGTTCCTCGTTGGCAACCTCGCCGATCGTGGCGCGGCACTCGACGTGCACACGGCGCACTTCGCCGGAGCGCATGCGGACCTGGGCGTAGGTGCCTTCGCGCGCCAGCAGCGTCGCGGAGGTG
The sequence above is drawn from the Ramlibacter pinisoli genome and encodes:
- the rpsC gene encoding 30S ribosomal protein S3 — its product is MGQKIHPTGFRLSVSRNWASRWYANNRDFAGMLAEDIKVREYLKAKLKNAAVSRVMIERPAKNARITIYSARPGVVIGKKGEDIENLKKELAVRLGVPVAVNIEEVRKPEVDAQLIADSITQQLEKRIMFRRAMKRAMQNAMRLGAQGIKIMSAGRLNGIEIARTEWYREGRVPLHTLRADIDYGFSEAKTTYGVIGVKVWVYKGDTLGRNDAPSLDSTPRPEGEERRGPRGPRRDGDRRPSGDRRPPSRGPRTAGATGTTNAAPADGSDKPAEATTGGADAPKSTVKRVPRKVSAPAAPAADGKGE
- the rpsS gene encoding 30S ribosomal protein S19; protein product: MTRSLKKGPFVDHHLVAKVDKAVSAKDKKPIRTWSRRSMILPDFIGLTIAVHNGKQHVPVYITDQMVGHKLGEFALTRTFKGHPADKKVQKK
- the rplV gene encoding 50S ribosomal protein L22 — its product is METRAVLRGVRLSVDKGRLVADLIRGKKVDQALNILEFTQKKAAVIVKKVLESAIANAEHNDGADIDELKVKTIYVEQGATLKRFTARAKGRGNRISKPTCHVYVTVGN